The following is a genomic window from Streptomyces lincolnensis.
TTCCAGGTCCCCTGCCCGCCGCCCACGAACCCGGCCACCGCGCGGCACAGGGACTGGATGGAACTCATCGCGGCGGCGTTCTTCTCCGCCTCGTCACGGCTGATGTCGTCGGAGCGCTGCATCAGCAGGCCGTCCGCGGAGACGAGGATCGCGTGGCGTGCCCCGCGCACCTCGAGCACACCGTTCAGTACCCACGTGAGGTCGGGATTCACTGGTTCTGGGATCCTTCCGTGTTGTTCGAGACCCGCCCGAGGTGCGTGCCGCGGGCGAACGCACCGATCCGCGAGGCGGTCACTTCGCTGTTCTCCGCATCGGCTCCGGAAGGCGCCGCCTGCTGCTGCTCCAGCTCCGGCTCCGGCACCACGGAGACGGCCCTGTTGCGCCGCCTGCGCCGGGGCAGTCCGCCGGTCGTCGTCCCGACGACGAGGGTCGGACCGGGCGCGGGTACGGCGGCACGCGGGCGCGCGGCGACGTCCTCCTCGTACTCGTGGTCGTCGTGCGAGGCGGCGGGCTGCGGCGCTTCGGTCGTCAAGAGGCCCTCCGGAACTCGGATGACGGCCCGCACCCCGCCGTAGGGGGAGACCGAGTCGACGGACACGGAGAATCCGTAGCGGGCGGCGAGCATTCCGCAGACGGCGAAGCCGAACCTGGGCGGGTCGCCGAGGCCGGTGATGTCGACGACACCCTCCGGCGACAGCAGAGCCGCCGCCCGGGCCTTGGTCTCCTGGCTCATGCCCACACCGGCGTCGTCGACGACCAGGCAGACTCCGGTGGGCACGGCCTGGATGTTGATCTCCACCGGGGACTGGGGCGCGCTGTACTTGGTGGCGTTGTCCAGGAGTTCGGCCAGCACCACGGCGACCGGCTCCACCGCCTTGCCGGTGATGGAGATGTTGACCTGGGCGTGCACACGGACCCGGTTGAAGTCCTTGATCCGGCCCTGGGCGCTGCGCGCCACGTCGTAGACGGAGGCGGACTCCTCACGCCGGCCGAGCCAGCCTCCGCACAGCACGGAGATGCCCTTGGTACGGCGGCTGAACTGGCTGCTGGTGTGGTCGATGAGCATCAGGTCGGCCAGCACGCCGGAGTTGTCGCCGTACCCCTTCTGGAGGTTGTCCAGCAGGACCTGCTGCTCCTCGGCGAGGGACTGGAGGGTGCCCATCGCGGACTTGAGGACCGACTTGGTCGCCGACTCCGCGTCCGCCCGGACCTCCGCGAGGTCCTCCACGTGCCGGGCGGTCAGGGACTCGTAGCCCGACTGCACCTGGCGGAGCTGGCCTTGCACCGCCACCAGGTTGCTCTGCAAGTTGTCGTTGTTGCGGCGGAGAGCCATGTTGGTTCTCCGTGCGCCCATCACTGCGAAGGCCGCAGCGATGATCACGATGAGCAGGATCCATACCAACGGATCCTTGATGAATGACGTCATGAGACTCTCTTCAAGTCGCCTCGCGCCGGGGGCCGGACAACAGCCACTCCTTCGCGATGGGGCCCTAGAGACTGTCCCCCCGTACGCGTCATGACGCGCCGTCAGCCTACTGAAAAGTGCAATGATCGTATCAGCAGGCACACGGGCAACAGGCGTACCAGACAGCCCATTTGAGGACCTTCACAAACACCACGCGCCCTGGTTGATCCTCAGTTGTCCCCAGGCGACAAAGAGATGACAAAGAGACGGCCCCGCACTCTTACCGAGCGCGGGGCCGTTCTTACCAAAGGGTGGACGAAAAGCGTCAGTTCAGCCGGCGCGCGCCCGCCGAGGGCACCGCCTCGAAGACGCGGGGCGCGGTGAATCCGGCCGCGGCGAAGGCATCCTGGACGGACTTGGTGATGGCCTCGACGTCGGTGGCCTCGGCGAGGACGATCGCCGAGCCGCCGAAGCCGCCGCCGGTCATCCGGGCACCGAGGGCACCCGAGGCCAGGGCGGTGTCGACGACCAGGTCCAGCTCCGGTGCGGAGATGCGGAAGTCGTCGCGCAGGGAGGCGTGCCCGGCGATCAGGACCGGGCCGATCGCCCGGGTGTCGCCCGACTCCAGCAGGGCCACGACCTGCTCCACCCGCTCGTCCTCGGTGACGACATGGCGCACCAGCCGGCGCACCTCCTCGTCGTCGCCGAGCCGCTCCAGCGCCGCGTCCAGGTCGGCGTAGGCGATGTCCCGCAGGGCGTCGACGCCCAGCAGGGCGGCGCCCTTCTCGCAGCCGGCCCGGCGCTTGCCGTACTCGCCGTCGCTGTGGGCGTGCTTGACCTGGGTGTCGACCACCAGCAGGCGCATGCCCTCGGCGGCCAGGTCGAAGGGGATCTGCTTCTGCGACAGGTCACGGGTGTCGAGGAACAGGGCGTGGCCCTCCTCGCAGCACGCGGACGCCGTCTGGTCCATGATCCCGGTCGGGGCGCCGACGTAGACGTTCTCCGCGCGCTGGCACAGGCGCGCCAACTGCCAGCGCTTCAGGCCCAGTTCGTACAGGTCGTTCAGGGCGAGCGCCACGACGACCTCCAGCGCCGCCGAGGAGGACAGGCCCGCGCCCGCCGGCACGGTGGAGGTGAGGTGGATGTCCGCCCCGGTCACCGCGTGGCCGGCCTCGCGCAGCGCCCAGACGACACCCGCCGGGTACGCCGTCCAGTTCTTGTCCGACTCGGGGACGAGATCGTCCAGACGCAGTTCGGTGACACCGGCGTCGATGTCGGCCGAGTGCAGCCGCAGCACGCCGTCGTCCCGCCTCGACACCGCGGCCAGCGCCAGGTGCGGCAGCGCGAAGGGCATCACGAAACCGTCGTTGTAGTCGGTGTGCTCGCCGATCAGGTTGACCCGGCCGGGCGCCGCCCAGACACCTTCGGGCGCGGCCCCGTACAGCTCCACGAAGGAGTCCGCGACCTGCTGTTGTGCCCCCACTACTGCTCCCTTGCGCTGTTTGCTGCGGTCTGCGCGAACTGCCAGGCGTCCGCGACGATCCCCGCGAGGTCCGCGCGGGACGGGTTCCAGCCCAGCTTCTCGCGGGCGGTCTCGGCGGAGGCCACCAGGATCGCCGGGTCGCCGTCGCGACGGGGCGCCACGACCTCCGGGATCGGGTGGCCGGTGACCTGCCGGACCGTCTCGATGACCTCGCGGACGGAGAAGCCGTTGCCGTTGCCGAGGTTGCAGATGAGGTGCTCACCGGGGGTGGCGGCCTCGACCGCGAGCAGATGCGCCTCGGCCAGGTCGGCGACGTGGATGTAGTCGCGCACGCAGGTGCCGTCCGGTGTCGGGTAGTCCTCCCCGAACACCGAGATCGCCTCCCGCCTGCCCTGCGCGACCTGGAGGACCAGCGGGATCAGGTGCGACTCGGGGTCGTGCCGCTCGCCCTGGGCGCCGTAGGCACCGGCCACGTTGAAGTAGCGCAGCGACACCGCGCCGAGCCCGTGGGCGTTCGCCTCGCTGGTGATCATGAAGTCGACGGCGAGCTTGGAGGCGCCGTACGGATTGGTCGGCCGGGTGGGCGCCGACTCGACGATCGGCACCTCCTCGGGCTCCCCGTAGGTGGCGGCCGTGGAGGAGAAGACGAGCTTCCTGACGCCGGCCTCACGCATGGCACCGAGCAGGGCCATGGTCCCGCCGACGTTGTTGTCCCAGTACTTCTCGGGCTTCACGACCGACTCGCCGACCTGCGAGAAGGCGGCGAAGTGCAGCACGGCGTCGAACGACGAATCCAGCCACTTGGCGGCGTCCCGGATGTCGCCCTCGACGAACGAGGCACCGGCCGGCACGCCCTCCCGGAACCCGGTGGAGAGGTTGTCGAGCACGACGACCTCGTGACCGGCCTCCAGCAGGTGCTGGGCGACGACACTGCCGACGTACCCCGCACCACCTGTGACCAGGTACTTCCCGCTGCTCATGAACTCGCTACCTCTCGCAGTCGCTGGGCCGCGCGCTCCGGCGGCACGTCGTTGATGAAGACGTTCATGCCGGACTCGGAGCCCGCGAGGAACTTCAGCTTGCCGGACGTGCGACGGATGGTGAAAAGCTCCAGGTGCAGCGCGAAGTCGTCACGGTTGACGCCCTCGAACTCCTCCAGCTGCCCGAAGGGCGCCTGGTGCCAGGCGGCGATGTAGGGCGTAGGAGGCTCGTTCTCCCCGAAGATCCGGTCGAAGCGCCTCAACAGTTCCAGATAGACCTTGGGGAACTCTGTGCGCGCCCCCTCGTCGAGCCCCAGCAGATCGGGCACCCGGCGCTTCGGGTAGAGGTGCACCTCGTACGGCCAGTGCGCCGAGTACGGCACGAAGGCCACCCAGTGCTCCCCCTCCAGGACGACCCGCTCGTCGGCGAGCTCCCGCTCCAGGACGGCGTCGAAGAGGTTCTCCCCGCCCGTCGCCTCCTTGTGGGCGGCGACGGAACGCAGCATGAGCGCGGTGCGCGGAGTGGTGAAGGGATAGGCGTAGATCTGCCCGTGCGGGTGACCCAGCGTCACGCCGATCTCGGCGCCCCGGTTCTCGAAACAGAACACCTGCTCGACGGAGGGCAGATGCGACAGCTCCGACGTCCGGTCGGTCCACGCCTCCAGCACGAGCCCCGCCTGCTCCTCCGTCAGGTCGGCGAAGGAGGCGTTGTGGTCGGACGTGAAGCAGACGACCTCGCACCGCCCGGAGTCGCCGGCCAGCGAGGGAAACCGGTTCTCGAAGACCACGACGTCGTACGCCGACTCGGGAATCTCACTCAGCCGCTCACCCTGCGTCGGGCACAACGGGCACTGATCGGCCGGCGGGTGGTAGATCCGCCCCTGCCGATGCGAGGCGATGGCGACGGAGTCACCGAGCAGCGGGTCCTGCCGGACCTCGGACGTGGTGACGGTCCGCTCCAGCGGCCGCCGGTCGACGGCATCGCGGACGGTGTCGTCGCGCTGGTCGTAGTAGATCAGCTCGCGACCGTCGGCCAGCCGGGTCGAGGTCTTCTTCACGCCGGACTCCTCAGTGCCCAAACCCAGTCAATCACTCAACACAATCAAACATAACACACCACAACCCACCAGACATCCGACGATCACAATCCAACAAAGAACGCCATCACGTGTGTTCAATTACTGAAAGCGGAGGCGTAGGTTCCCGCTGGATCAGTTCGCGCAACGAAGCGAGTACTCATGCAAACCCCCACATATCTCTCAGCCGAGCTACGCCTCCCCACGAACTGGCTCGACTACACGATCCTCGGCATCTACTTCGTCGTCGTCCTCGGCATCGGCTTCGCGGCCCGCCGCTCGGTCAAGACGAGCCTCGACTTCTTCCTGTCGGGCCGCTCCCTGCCCGCCTGGGTGACCGGCCTGGCGTTCATCGCCGCCAACCTCGGCGCCACCGAGATCCTCGGCATGGCCGCCAACAGCGCGCAGTACGGCGTCTACACCACGCACTGGTACTGGATCGGCGCCATCCCCGCCATGGTGTTCCTGGGCCTGGTGATGATGCCGTTCTACTACGGCAGCAAGGTCCGCTCGGTCCCCGAGTTCCTCCTCCTGCGCTTCGACAAGGCGGCCCACCTCCTCAGCTCGACCCTGTTCGCCTTCGCGGCCATCCTCATCGCGGGCGTGAACCTCTACGCCCTCGCGATCGTCGTGGAGGCCCTCCTCGGCTGGCCGGAATGGGTCGCGATCGTCGTCGCGGGCGCCTTCGTCCTCGCGTACATCACCCTCGGCGGCCTCTCCTCGGCCATCTACAACGAGGTCCTCCAGTTCTTCGTGATCCTGGCGGCCCTCATCCCGCTGTCCATCCTCGGCCTCAAGAAGGTCGGCGGCTGGGACGGCCTGTCCGACTCCCTCACCAAGTCCCACGGCGGGGACTTCATGACCGCCTGGGGAGGCACGGGCATCGGCAGCGCCAACCCCCTCGGGGCGAACTGGCTGACGATCGTCCTCGGCCTCGGCTTCGTCCTCTCCTTCGGCTACTGGACGACGAACTTCGCGGAGGTCCAGCGCGCCCTCTCCGCCAAGAACCTCTCGGCCGCGCAGCGCACCCCCCTCATCGCCGCGTTCCCCAAGATCTTCATCGTCTTCCTGGTGATGATCCCGGGCCTGGTGGCGGCGGTCCTGGTCCCCCAGATCGGAACCCCCGCCTCGGACCTCCAGTACAACGACGCCATCCCCTACCTGATGGAGTCCCTGCTCCCGAACGGCGTCCTGGGCATCGCGGTGACCGGCCTGCTGGCCGCCTTCATGGCGGGCATGGCGGCCAACATCTCCTCCTTCAACACGGTCTTCACCACGGACATCTGGCAGAAGTACGTGACCAAGGACCGCGAGGACGAGTACTACGTACGCTTCGGCCGCCTGATCACAGCGATCGGCGTCCTCGCCTCCATCGGCACGGCGTTCCTGGCCTCGTCCTTCTCGAACATCATGAGCTACCTCCAAACCCTCTTCTCCTTCTTCAACGTCCCGATGTTCGTCGTCTTCATCATCGGCATGTTCTGGAAGCGCGCGTCCATGAAGTCCGGCTTCTGGGGCCTCCTCGCGGGCACCACGGCAGCGATGATCAACTACTTCTGGATCTACAAGCAGGGCATCATCGACATCCCCTCCGACCAGGGGGCCAACTTCGTCTCCGCGATCGCGGGCTTCGTGGCGGGCGCGGTGGTCATGGTCGCCGTCTCCCTCTTCACGGCCCCCAAGCCGGCCGACGACCTCCAGGGCCTCGTCTACGGCACCCGCTCCCCCGGCATGTCCGAGCCGCCCGCCGCGGGCGACGACGCCTGGTACCGCAAGCCGGCCCTCCTCGGCTGGGGCGCGGTCATCCTCGCGGCCGCCTGCTACATCCCGTTCTCGTTCTGACGCGGGAGGATTGGAAGCACCATGTCTGAACCCTCCGAGAAGGACCTCCACCGCGAGGTCTCCGAGCTCCAGACCAAGTCCGCGACGGCGGCCCGTCTCTTCGACATCCGCCGCATCATCGGCGGCCTCTTCGTCGTCTACGGCGTCATCGTCACGATCGCCGGGCTCACCGACTCCGACGCCGCCATCTCCAAGGCCCAGGGCATCAACATCAACCTCTGGACCGGCCTCGGCATGCTTCTCCTCGGCCTCTTCTTCCTCGCCTGGCTGAAGCTGCGCCCCACGGCTCCGCCGACCCCTGCTGTCGACGACGCGGACGACCAACCGTCCCCGTAACACCCCCCTGGCGGGCCCCAACGGGCGGTTCCGGGAGCGTTTCTCGCCCCCGCCGCCCCTACCCGTCCCATCCCCAGGGGCTCTGCCCCTTCGACCCCGATGGTCGTATGCCGGGTGCGGGTCCGTCGTGGCTGGTCGCGCAGTTCCCCGCGCCCCTGAAAAGCGACAGTCGCCGTTGGGCATGAGGTGCCCCGGGCCGTGGGCGTCTCAGCCGCCCACGGCGGTAAGGGGACGGGGCGGGGGGTGTCCGCCCGCAGCGTCCGGCGTCCAACACGCAGCACAGCTAGAAGACACAGCACCGCCGGACCGAGGACGGACACCCCCCGCCCCGGCCCCGACCCACAACACGACAGTGGGCGCTACAGAAACCCCCACCGGAGCCGCACAGCGCGCCGCGAGGCATCACGGCTCAACCCCCGGAGGGCCCGGCACGGGACCGGCCCGATCCAGCAACCCCGTCCGAGCCGCCAACGCCGCCGCCTCCAACCGCGACCCCACCCCCAGCTTCATCAACACCCGCTGGACATGGGTACGAGCGGTGGACGGCGCGATCCCCATCCCCGCCGCGATCAGCCGGGTGTCCTCACCGTCGGCGACCCGCACCAGCACCTCGACCTCACGGGGCGTCAGCATCTGAAGAAGCCGCTGCCCCTCGTCGTCCGGCTGGGCAGCAGGGTTCAACAGCTCCGAGAACGCCCCCTGCAACAGCTGCGGAGCGACCGCCGCCTCCCCCGCCCGAGCCTTCATGATCGCCCGCTCGACCCCCTCGATGCGCTCGTCATGACGGACGTACCCCGAGGCCCCCGCAGCGAACGCCGCGGCGATCCCCCGAGGATTCGGCACCGGCCCCAGCACCAGCACCGCCACCTGCGGCCGCTCCCGCTTGATCTTCACCACGGGATCGAACATCCCCGGCTCGGCAGGAGTCGCCGTCCCCAGCAGACACACCTCCGGTGCCCGGCTGATCACCAGCTCCGCCGCCCCCGCGGCGGGCGCGGCCGCGGCGAGCACCCGGTGCCCGCGCAGCTTCAACGCCGAGGCCAACGCCTCGGCGAGCAATCGGTGGTCGTCGACCACCATGAGCCGCACTCCCATCGACCTACCTACCCCCCACTCCCCAAAATCCCCAGTGTCCCCAGTCCCCCCAATGGATCCCCTTGTGGCTGCCCCACGACGGATGCCCACTGGTCCACACGGACGGGAGCCCCCTCCCGGCTCCCCCCGCCTTTCATGCCCCCGGAAGCTACACGCTTGTTCGACGTTGCGCTTCCCCTACCGGTGAGAAG
Proteins encoded in this region:
- a CDS encoding ATP-binding protein, with translation MTSFIKDPLVWILLIVIIAAAFAVMGARRTNMALRRNNDNLQSNLVAVQGQLRQVQSGYESLTARHVEDLAEVRADAESATKSVLKSAMGTLQSLAEEQQVLLDNLQKGYGDNSGVLADLMLIDHTSSQFSRRTKGISVLCGGWLGRREESASVYDVARSAQGRIKDFNRVRVHAQVNISITGKAVEPVAVVLAELLDNATKYSAPQSPVEINIQAVPTGVCLVVDDAGVGMSQETKARAAALLSPEGVVDITGLGDPPRFGFAVCGMLAARYGFSVSVDSVSPYGGVRAVIRVPEGLLTTEAPQPAASHDDHEYEEDVAARPRAAVPAPGPTLVVGTTTGGLPRRRRRNRAVSVVPEPELEQQQAAPSGADAENSEVTASRIGAFARGTHLGRVSNNTEGSQNQ
- a CDS encoding helix-turn-helix transcriptional regulator; the protein is MGVRLMVVDDHRLLAEALASALKLRGHRVLAAAAPAAGAAELVISRAPEVCLLGTATPAEPGMFDPVVKIKRERPQVAVLVLGPVPNPRGIAAAFAAGASGYVRHDERIEGVERAIMKARAGEAAVAPQLLQGAFSELLNPAAQPDDEGQRLLQMLTPREVEVLVRVADGEDTRLIAAGMGIAPSTARTHVQRVLMKLGVGSRLEAAALAARTGLLDRAGPVPGPPGVEP
- a CDS encoding sodium:solute symporter family protein, whose amino-acid sequence is MQTPTYLSAELRLPTNWLDYTILGIYFVVVLGIGFAARRSVKTSLDFFLSGRSLPAWVTGLAFIAANLGATEILGMAANSAQYGVYTTHWYWIGAIPAMVFLGLVMMPFYYGSKVRSVPEFLLLRFDKAAHLLSSTLFAFAAILIAGVNLYALAIVVEALLGWPEWVAIVVAGAFVLAYITLGGLSSAIYNEVLQFFVILAALIPLSILGLKKVGGWDGLSDSLTKSHGGDFMTAWGGTGIGSANPLGANWLTIVLGLGFVLSFGYWTTNFAEVQRALSAKNLSAAQRTPLIAAFPKIFIVFLVMIPGLVAAVLVPQIGTPASDLQYNDAIPYLMESLLPNGVLGIAVTGLLAAFMAGMAANISSFNTVFTTDIWQKYVTKDREDEYYVRFGRLITAIGVLASIGTAFLASSFSNIMSYLQTLFSFFNVPMFVVFIIGMFWKRASMKSGFWGLLAGTTAAMINYFWIYKQGIIDIPSDQGANFVSAIAGFVAGAVVMVAVSLFTAPKPADDLQGLVYGTRSPGMSEPPAAGDDAWYRKPALLGWGAVILAAACYIPFSF
- the galT gene encoding galactose-1-phosphate uridylyltransferase, with amino-acid sequence MKKTSTRLADGRELIYYDQRDDTVRDAVDRRPLERTVTTSEVRQDPLLGDSVAIASHRQGRIYHPPADQCPLCPTQGERLSEIPESAYDVVVFENRFPSLAGDSGRCEVVCFTSDHNASFADLTEEQAGLVLEAWTDRTSELSHLPSVEQVFCFENRGAEIGVTLGHPHGQIYAYPFTTPRTALMLRSVAAHKEATGGENLFDAVLERELADERVVLEGEHWVAFVPYSAHWPYEVHLYPKRRVPDLLGLDEGARTEFPKVYLELLRRFDRIFGENEPPTPYIAAWHQAPFGQLEEFEGVNRDDFALHLELFTIRRTSGKLKFLAGSESGMNVFINDVPPERAAQRLREVASS
- the galE gene encoding UDP-glucose 4-epimerase GalE; the encoded protein is MSSGKYLVTGGAGYVGSVVAQHLLEAGHEVVVLDNLSTGFREGVPAGASFVEGDIRDAAKWLDSSFDAVLHFAAFSQVGESVVKPEKYWDNNVGGTMALLGAMREAGVRKLVFSSTAATYGEPEEVPIVESAPTRPTNPYGASKLAVDFMITSEANAHGLGAVSLRYFNVAGAYGAQGERHDPESHLIPLVLQVAQGRREAISVFGEDYPTPDGTCVRDYIHVADLAEAHLLAVEAATPGEHLICNLGNGNGFSVREVIETVRQVTGHPIPEVVAPRRDGDPAILVASAETAREKLGWNPSRADLAGIVADAWQFAQTAANSAREQ
- the galK gene encoding galactokinase, with the translated sequence MGAQQQVADSFVELYGAAPEGVWAAPGRVNLIGEHTDYNDGFVMPFALPHLALAAVSRRDDGVLRLHSADIDAGVTELRLDDLVPESDKNWTAYPAGVVWALREAGHAVTGADIHLTSTVPAGAGLSSSAALEVVVALALNDLYELGLKRWQLARLCQRAENVYVGAPTGIMDQTASACCEEGHALFLDTRDLSQKQIPFDLAAEGMRLLVVDTQVKHAHSDGEYGKRRAGCEKGAALLGVDALRDIAYADLDAALERLGDDEEVRRLVRHVVTEDERVEQVVALLESGDTRAIGPVLIAGHASLRDDFRISAPELDLVVDTALASGALGARMTGGGFGGSAIVLAEATDVEAITKSVQDAFAAAGFTAPRVFEAVPSAGARRLN
- a CDS encoding roadblock/LC7 domain-containing protein encodes the protein MNPDLTWVLNGVLEVRGARHAILVSADGLLMQRSDDISRDEAEKNAAAMSSIQSLCRAVAGFVGGGQGTWKQTLVEFDGGWIFLVAAGSGAYLAVSAALDVDMEAMSFRMQKTVSALREAMSAAPRLNAGADA